The following proteins are encoded in a genomic region of Corylus avellana chromosome ca4, CavTom2PMs-1.0:
- the LOC132179089 gene encoding very-long-chain 3-oxoacyl-CoA reductase 1-like yields the protein MELQDLILIAATSLGLLSLCKALINFLRWVWVMFFRPPKNLKEYGSWAMITGSTQGIGKALAFELGSKGLNLVLLDLSPSKLEATSKEIHQKYGGKVETKSIAIDFTKFSGEEICKMIEEGIRGLDVGILINNAGVAYPYAMYFHEVELEVIERIVEVNIDAATWVTRSVLPRMRKKKKGAILNIGSASSTFSFPFDAVYSATKAYIAMFSRSLSLEYRQQGIDIQCQTPMFVATKITRGLKAPLFLVPSPEMYSKASIRWIGYEHICIPYWIHSVQRFIMHGLPEPLLDWCIFELFLNIIRKRRVKKMMTGKQ from the exons atGGAGTTGCAAGATTTGATCCTGATAGCAGCAACTTCTTTGGGCTTACTCTCTCTTTGTAAAGCCTTGATCAATTTTCTCAGATGGGTGTGGGTTATGTTCTTTCGGCCTCCAAAGAATCTCAAGGAGTATGGTTCATGGGCTATGATAACTGGCTCCACACAGGGAATTGGGAAAGCCCTTGCGTTTGAATTGGGATCAAAGGGTCTTAACTTAGTCTTACTCGATCTCAGCCCTTCAAAACTTGAAGCTACATCAAAGGAGATACACCAAAAATATGGCGGAAAAGTAGAAACAAAAAGTATTGCTATAGACTTCACCAAATTCAGCGGAGAGGAGATATGTAAGATGATAGAGGAAGGGATAAGAGGGTTAGATGTTGGGATTTTGATCAATAACGCAGGGGTGGCATACCCTTATGCAATGTATTTTCATGAGGTTGAGTTAGAGGTGATAGAGAGAATTGTGGAGGTGAACATAGATGCAGCCACTTGGGTCACTAGGTCTGTGCTTCCTCGCATgcggaagaagaagaaaggagcaATACTCAACATTGGCTCCGCTTCCTCCACCTTCTCTTTCCCTTTTGACGCCGTTTATTCTGCAACTAAAGC GTACATTGCAATGTTCTCAAGAAGCCTGAGCTTGGAATACAGGCAACAAGGAATAGATATTCAGTGCCAG ACTCCAATGTTTGTGgcaacaaaaataacaagagGTTTGAAGGCACCTCTTTTCTTGGTTCCATCACCGGAGATGTATAGCAAAGCAAGCATACGATGGATCGGTTATGAGCATATCTGTATACCATATTGGATCCATTCTGTGCAGCGGTTTATAATGCATGGATTGCCAGAGCCATTACTGGATTGGTGCATTTTCGAGCTCTTTCTCAACATCATCCGTAAGAGAAGagtgaagaagatgatgacggggaagcagtga
- the LOC132179217 gene encoding very-long-chain 3-oxoacyl-CoA reductase 1-like, with amino-acid sequence MELQDLILIAATSLGLLSLCNALINFLRWVWVMFFRPPKNLKEYGSWAMITGSTQGIGKALAFELGSKGLNLVLLDLSPSKLEATSKEIHQKYGGKVETKSIAIDFNKFSGEEICKMIEEGIRGLDVGILINNAGVAYPYSMYFHEVDIEVIERIVEVNIDAATWVTKSVLPGMLKKKKGAILNIGSASSTFSYPLGAVYAATKAYIAMFSRSLGLEYRQQGIDIQCQTPMFVATNMIKAMKVPRIFVPSPEMYSKASVRWIGYEHICIPYWFHSVQWFLMRGLPEPLLDWCIFKYFLNNMRKRRLEMMRVKQ; translated from the exons atgGAGTTGCAAGATTTGATCCTGATAGCAGCAACTTCTTTGGGCTTACTCTCTCTTTGTAACGCCTTGATCAATTTTCTCAGATGGGTGTGGGTTATGTTCTTTCGGCCTCCAAAGAATCTCAAGGAGTATGGTTCATGGGCTATGATAACTGGCTCCACACAGGGAATTGGGAAAGCCCTTGCTTTTGAATTGGGATCAAAGGGTCTTAACTTAGTCTTACTCGATCTCAGCCCTTCAAAACTTGAAGCTACATCAAAGGAGATACACCAAAAATATGGCGGAAAAGTAGAAACAAAAAGTATTGCTATAGACTTCAACAAATTCAGCGGAGAGGAGATATGTAAGATGATAGAGGAAGGGATAAGAGGGTTAGATGTTGGGATTTTGATCAATAACGCAGGGGTGGCATACCCTTATTCAATGTATTTTCATGAGGTTGACATAGAGGTGATAGAGAGAATTGTGGAGGTGAACATAGATGCTGCCACTTGGGTCACCAAGTCTGTGCTTCCTGGCatgctgaagaagaagaaaggagcaATACTCAACATTGGCTCCGCTTCCTCCACCTTCTCTTACCCTTTAGGCGCCGTTTATGCTGCAACCAAAGC GTACATTGCAATGTTCTCAAGAAGCCTGGGTTTGGAATACAGGCAACAAGGAATAGATATTCAGTGCCAG ACTCCAATGTTTGTGGCAACAAATATGATAAAAGCTATGAAGGTACCTCGTATCTTTGTTCCATCACCGGAGATGTATAGCAAAGCAAGCGTACGATGGATCGGTTATGAGCATATCTGCATACCATACTGGTTCCATTCTGTGCAGTGGTTTCTAATGCGTGGATTGCCAGAGCCATTACTGGATTGGTGCATTTTCAAGTACTTTCTCAACAATATGCGTAAGAGAAGATTGGAGATGATGAGGGTGAAGcagtga